In one Hymenobacter sp. DG25B genomic region, the following are encoded:
- a CDS encoding mercuric reductase: MALQRISCDALIIGSGQAGNPLAGSLADAGKKVILVERHLLGGSCINFGCSPTKALLTSAERLQQIRDAAAYGIQAGTPVLDLAAAMDRKDAIIEKTRAGVQHNLTPEHPNIRVLHGHATFTGPRTVQVMSGGRVAQEITAPLIFINTGTRAAIPKIDGLLKTSYLTPTQLLDLRELPEHLVILGGGYIGVEFGYMFRRFGSRVTIIDSSSQLLGHEDTDVSEALQHLLEEMGIEVVLGARVHRVSQPQEAATITVTAQTASGQRRLAGSHLLVATGRQPNTDDLGLEAAGIKTDEHGYIHVNSQLQTKVRGVYALGDVHGGPQFTHISYDDYRIVRDKLLHGRRRSAKNRPLPYVVFTQPQLGRIGLSEQQAREQGIAYRVAKLPVRTIGRARETGRTAGFWKVLVDKQDRILGAAIFCEQGGEIMAMFQLAMAGRLRYQQLQDMVFAHPTWAEGLNNVFRYLKQK; this comes from the coding sequence ATGGCTCTGCAACGCATTTCCTGCGACGCGCTGATTATTGGCTCCGGCCAGGCCGGCAACCCCCTGGCCGGTAGCCTGGCCGATGCCGGCAAAAAGGTAATTCTCGTAGAGCGGCACCTGCTGGGTGGTTCCTGCATCAACTTTGGCTGCTCGCCCACGAAGGCCCTGCTCACTTCTGCCGAGCGCCTGCAGCAAATTCGGGATGCGGCTGCTTATGGCATTCAGGCAGGCACGCCGGTGCTGGACCTGGCCGCCGCCATGGACCGCAAAGATGCCATCATCGAAAAAACGCGTGCCGGAGTGCAGCACAACCTCACGCCCGAGCATCCCAACATCCGGGTTTTGCACGGCCACGCTACTTTCACCGGCCCGCGCACCGTGCAGGTAATGAGCGGCGGCCGCGTTGCTCAAGAAATTACTGCCCCGCTCATTTTCATTAATACCGGCACCCGGGCCGCCATTCCAAAAATAGACGGCCTGCTAAAAACCAGTTACCTCACCCCTACCCAATTGCTGGATTTGCGCGAGCTGCCCGAGCACCTGGTTATCCTGGGCGGCGGCTACATCGGGGTAGAGTTTGGGTATATGTTTCGGCGGTTCGGGAGCCGCGTTACCATTATTGATTCCAGTAGTCAGCTGCTGGGGCACGAGGATACTGATGTCAGCGAAGCCCTGCAGCACCTGTTGGAAGAAATGGGCATTGAAGTCGTGCTGGGCGCCAGGGTTCACCGGGTTTCGCAGCCGCAGGAAGCAGCTACTATTACCGTTACCGCGCAAACCGCCTCGGGACAGCGCCGCCTGGCGGGCTCCCACCTGCTGGTAGCTACCGGCCGCCAGCCCAACACCGATGACTTGGGCCTGGAGGCTGCCGGCATTAAAACCGATGAGCACGGCTATATCCACGTAAACAGTCAGCTGCAAACCAAGGTGCGCGGCGTGTACGCGCTGGGCGACGTGCACGGCGGCCCCCAGTTCACCCACATCAGCTACGACGACTACCGCATAGTGCGGGATAAGTTGCTGCATGGCCGGCGCCGCTCGGCCAAGAATCGCCCCCTGCCCTACGTGGTTTTCACGCAGCCGCAGCTGGGGCGCATTGGCCTCTCTGAGCAGCAGGCGCGGGAGCAGGGCATTGCTTACCGCGTGGCCAAGCTGCCCGTGCGCACCATTGGCCGCGCCCGCGAAACCGGCCGGACGGCCGGCTTCTGGAAAGTGCTGGTAGATAAGCAGGACCGAATCCTGGGTGCCGCCATCTTCTGTGAGCAGGGCGGCGAAATCATGGCCATGTTTCAGCTGGCTATGGCCGGGCGGCTACGGTATCAGCAGCTGCAGGACATGGTATTTGCACACCCTACCTGGGCGGAGGGGCTGAATAATGTGTTTCGATATCTAAAGCAAAAGTAA
- the rny gene encoding ribonuclease Y, with product MPDILYIVVAAVVALALGVFIGRQLAGKARQDHEANAKARAQQLLEEAEAKASRIRDERIQQSKDKFRNLKQEFEQESRRQKQALDQELIERRAAVVEQEQSIKKLSETTQKQLEQLQRKEKDLDTTREKIETQAQQLREKLEGQEERRQQAHDAQLAKLQQKEHDAEAKLQQVQQQLETISGLTAAEAREQLVESLKNEAQIQASSYIKDVVAQSKLTATKDAKKVVLETIQRTAAEHAIENCVSIFNIESDDVKGKIIGREGRNIRALEAATGVEIIVDDTPEAIIISGFDPVRREVARLSLHLLVKDGRIHPARIEEIVAKTRKNIDEEIVEIGEKTIIDLGIHGLHPELIKMVGRMRFRSSYGQNLLQHSREVANLCATMAAELGLNVKHAKRAGLLHDIGKVSTEEPELPHAILGMEMAKKYKEHPDVVNAIGAHHDEIEMTAMISPLVQACDAISGSRPGARREMMESYIKRLKQLEETAVSFDGVLQCYAIQAGRELRVMVNADNVTDDRAQELSYEISQKIEKEMQYPGQIKITVIREMRAVAYAK from the coding sequence CGGCAGGACCACGAGGCCAACGCTAAAGCCCGCGCCCAGCAATTGCTGGAGGAGGCCGAAGCCAAGGCCAGCCGCATCCGCGACGAGCGGATCCAACAGTCGAAAGACAAGTTCCGCAACCTCAAACAGGAGTTTGAGCAGGAGAGCCGCCGCCAAAAACAAGCCCTGGACCAGGAGCTGATTGAGCGCCGCGCCGCCGTAGTAGAGCAGGAGCAAAGCATTAAAAAGCTGAGCGAAACCACGCAAAAGCAGCTGGAGCAGCTGCAGCGCAAGGAAAAAGACCTCGATACCACCCGCGAAAAAATTGAAACCCAGGCGCAGCAGCTGCGCGAAAAGCTGGAAGGCCAGGAAGAGCGCCGCCAGCAGGCTCACGATGCCCAGCTAGCCAAGCTGCAGCAGAAAGAGCACGACGCCGAAGCCAAGCTACAGCAGGTACAGCAGCAGCTGGAAACGATTTCGGGCCTGACGGCCGCCGAAGCCCGCGAGCAGCTGGTGGAGTCGCTGAAGAACGAAGCCCAGATTCAGGCTTCCAGCTACATTAAAGATGTGGTGGCCCAGAGCAAGCTCACGGCTACTAAAGACGCCAAGAAAGTGGTGCTGGAAACCATTCAGCGCACCGCGGCCGAGCACGCCATTGAAAACTGCGTGTCCATCTTCAATATCGAATCTGACGATGTGAAGGGCAAGATTATCGGCCGCGAGGGCCGTAACATCCGCGCCCTGGAAGCCGCTACCGGCGTGGAGATTATTGTAGATGATACGCCCGAGGCTATCATCATTTCCGGTTTTGACCCGGTGCGCCGCGAGGTGGCCCGTCTGTCGCTGCACTTACTGGTGAAAGACGGCCGGATTCACCCGGCCCGCATTGAGGAGATTGTGGCCAAAACCCGCAAGAACATTGATGAGGAAATCGTCGAAATCGGCGAAAAAACCATCATCGACCTCGGCATTCACGGCCTGCACCCCGAGCTGATTAAGATGGTGGGTCGCATGCGTTTCCGCTCTTCTTACGGCCAGAATCTGCTGCAGCACTCCCGCGAAGTAGCCAACCTCTGCGCCACCATGGCCGCCGAGCTGGGCCTGAACGTGAAGCACGCCAAACGTGCCGGTCTGCTGCACGACATCGGTAAAGTAAGCACCGAGGAGCCCGAGCTACCCCACGCCATTCTGGGCATGGAGATGGCCAAGAAGTACAAAGAGCATCCCGACGTGGTAAACGCCATTGGCGCCCACCACGATGAAATTGAGATGACGGCCATGATTTCGCCGCTGGTGCAGGCCTGCGACGCCATTTCCGGCTCGCGCCCCGGCGCCCGCCGCGAGATGATGGAAAGCTACATCAAGCGCCTGAAGCAACTGGAGGAAACCGCCGTTTCGTTTGATGGTGTACTGCAGTGCTATGCTATTCAGGCCGGCCGCGAGCTGCGCGTGATGGTAAACGCCGACAACGTAACCGATGACCGGGCCCAGGAGCTGAGCTACGAAATCTCGCAGAAAATCGAGAAGGAAATGCAGTACCCCGGCCAGATCAAGATTACGGTTATCCGGGAAATGCGCGCCGTGGCTTACGCCAAGTAA
- the sucD gene encoding succinate--CoA ligase subunit alpha yields the protein MSVLVNKDSKVIVQGFTGSEGSFHAQQMIEYGTNVVGGVTPGKGGTQHLERPVFNTVAEAVEKTGADTSIIFVPPAFAADAIMEAADAGIKVIVTITEGIPTKDMIAVKEYLKGRDGLRMIGPNCPGVMTAGECKVGIMPGFIFQKGRVGIVSKSGTLTYEAVDQLTKAGLGQTTAIGIGGDPIIGTTTKEAVEMLMNDPETEGIVMIGEIGGGMEAEAARWIKETGNKKPVVGFIAGQTAPPGRRMGHAGAIVGGADDTAAAKMAIMRECGIHVVDSPAEIGETMLRVLQGEKVEA from the coding sequence ATGAGTGTTCTGGTCAACAAGGATTCTAAAGTGATTGTGCAGGGCTTTACCGGCTCCGAAGGCTCGTTCCACGCCCAGCAGATGATTGAGTACGGCACCAACGTGGTGGGCGGCGTAACGCCCGGCAAAGGTGGTACCCAGCACCTGGAGCGCCCCGTGTTCAACACCGTGGCCGAGGCCGTAGAGAAAACCGGCGCCGATACCAGCATCATTTTCGTGCCCCCGGCTTTTGCCGCTGATGCCATTATGGAAGCAGCTGATGCCGGCATTAAAGTTATCGTAACCATCACCGAAGGCATTCCAACCAAGGACATGATTGCGGTAAAGGAATACCTGAAAGGCCGCGACGGCCTGCGCATGATTGGCCCAAACTGCCCCGGCGTGATGACAGCCGGCGAGTGCAAAGTGGGTATCATGCCCGGCTTCATTTTCCAGAAAGGCCGCGTAGGCATCGTGTCCAAGTCGGGCACCCTGACCTACGAAGCCGTAGACCAGCTCACCAAAGCCGGCCTGGGCCAGACCACGGCCATCGGCATTGGCGGTGACCCCATCATTGGTACTACCACCAAAGAAGCCGTGGAAATGCTCATGAACGACCCCGAAACTGAGGGCATCGTGATGATTGGCGAAATTGGCGGCGGCATGGAAGCCGAGGCAGCCCGCTGGATCAAGGAAACCGGCAACAAAAAACCTGTGGTAGGCTTCATTGCCGGCCAAACCGCGCCTCCCGGCCGCCGCATGGGCCACGCCGGTGCTATTGTAGGCGGTGCCGACGACACGGCAGCGGCTAAAATGGCCATCATGCGCGAGTGCGGTATCCACGTAGTAGATTCGCCCGCCGAAATTGGCGAGACGATGCTGCGCGTACTGCAAGGCGAAAAAGTAGAAGCGTAA
- a CDS encoding DUF5063 domain-containing protein translates to MNTNLISSFVLAARALCEFVTNPKEEEDSTSFLRATQHHLLHLYQLSIQLEWMDLPSDMEFDEFIHKTHFSETLQTLSLRLGTNRYYWSVFAPTDLRDDEPVCCDLLDDLGDIYQDLKKALVIYDLPIEYCKEHAIWQFKFDFETHWGNHCINALRGIHFFLKAGT, encoded by the coding sequence TTGAATACTAATCTTATCAGCTCATTTGTGCTGGCAGCCAGAGCATTATGTGAATTCGTTACCAATCCAAAAGAGGAAGAAGATTCTACTTCCTTTTTGAGAGCCACGCAGCATCATCTCCTTCACCTTTACCAACTATCGATTCAACTCGAGTGGATGGATTTACCATCCGATATGGAGTTTGACGAATTCATCCACAAAACCCATTTTTCTGAAACCCTTCAGACTCTTTCCCTCCGTCTAGGCACTAACCGCTACTACTGGAGCGTATTCGCGCCCACTGATCTGAGAGATGATGAGCCGGTTTGCTGCGATTTGCTGGATGACTTAGGCGACATTTATCAGGACTTGAAAAAGGCCTTAGTTATCTATGATTTACCCATAGAATACTGTAAAGAGCACGCTATCTGGCAGTTCAAGTTTGACTTTGAAACGCATTGGGGAAACCATTGCATTAATGCTTTGCGGGGCATTCACTTCTTCCTGAAAGCTGGCACTTGA
- a CDS encoding response regulator, with product MPKKLRNVVLVDDNETTSFLNNRLLSRLDVAESVQSFSRAEEAYAFLWGDGSAGTGTSSEKAASLIFLDLKMPGMDGFEFLKLYDALPEQAKENTVMTVLTTSMHSADTARVAQYKDVEYLAKPLTEEKMNKLMAKRFQDK from the coding sequence ATGCCTAAGAAACTGCGCAATGTTGTGCTGGTGGATGACAATGAAACCACCAGCTTTCTGAATAACCGTTTGCTTAGCCGTTTGGACGTAGCTGAAAGCGTGCAGTCCTTTTCCCGCGCCGAAGAAGCCTATGCTTTTCTGTGGGGCGATGGTTCTGCCGGTACCGGCACCAGCTCGGAAAAAGCAGCCAGCCTGATTTTTCTGGATCTGAAAATGCCCGGTATGGATGGCTTCGAGTTCCTGAAGCTATATGATGCTCTACCCGAGCAGGCCAAGGAAAATACGGTCATGACCGTACTCACCACCTCTATGCATTCCGCCGACACCGCTCGGGTGGCGCAGTACAAGGATGTGGAGTACCTGGCCAAGCCGCTCACGGAAGAGAAAATGAATAAGCTCATGGCAAAGCGGTTTCAGGACAAGTAA